From Zea mays cultivar B73 chromosome 3, Zm-B73-REFERENCE-NAM-5.0, whole genome shotgun sequence:
aacctttggcacctgtataacttatacactggagcaaaactagttagtccaattatttgtgttgggcaattcaaccaccaaaatcatttagggcttgttcgcttttgtgttaatccatgtggattgggtgggattgagTCGGATTAAATCCATAGTAAGTCAAAATCCATCTCAATCCCACTCAATACACTCTAATCCACATGGAATgtcaataaccgaacaaggccttaggaaataggtgtaagcctaattcccttacaGAGCCATGTGAGAGTGGTTGATAACTCTGGTGCGTTGTATTcgtgatcctatttttatggtagatcAAAAAATTATGTGAGTCGAATGTATGCAGTTTTTATTTTTATTCAGATTCAAAAATTATGGCAGATCGCCGTTTCATTGCATGCGCAGATTTTAGATGATATTTTCGTTTCCACTGCACGCATGCAAAAACATAGGATGACATGATTCACGCAGAGCATAAATTCTTATATAAAGGCGCATAAATACATACACGGTGTAGTATAATTGATAAAAAAACCTAATATCAGTTCAACTAACAGCCCCCACGGGAATTAGGGACATTTTTATAACAGATGTAAAAATTGTATTTATCGTCGTAAAAATCATCACTGAAATGCATAAATAGTGTAAATAGAAGACATGAAACGTAATCATCGATGACATAAACATGGATCGGATAGTTCGTCGCTGGAGGACGATCCTGAGGCCGCTAGATCAAAGGCTGCCGCCGAAGCCACTGGATCGAAGGAGTTGGTCATCGAAGTATGCCGGATCCACCCACGCCTCGCATGGCCGCCATCGCCGAAGACAACCGCACCTCGCGCGACCGCCGGAGCAACCCGCGTCTCCCGTGGACACCACTGCCGCTGTCGAAGCCTATTGTGCAACCGCCGTCGCTGCTCGTCCGCTTCAGGAGCGCCATCGCAGCTTGCCTGCCTGCCTTATGAGCGTCGCTATCGCTCCATCATAGGGGAGCGTCGCCGCCAGTCGCCCACCTCGGGGCGGCACTGCCGTTGGCCATTAGGATCGCCGCCTCTCGCACGACCGAGGGAACCGCTGCTGCCGATAAAATCTAATCCCTTGCGACATGAGGATGTTTTTATAGCCCCCGAACCTGGTGTGGCTGAACCAAATGACACTATTAGGCTaaagcttcctctagttattgaaaGCTCAGGATTTATAATGTATAGTTAGTGTCGAAGAAAAAATAGCCCGCAATAAAAAAAAGACACATGTACCTCCTTTTCTGATTCTCTGATTAAACACGAGTAAATGACCGTAAACTCGGCATTTATTGCATTGTATACCtatacataatatatattttTTAGAATAGCATGCATTCTGTGTTTGGGACAACACACGAGTGCTAGAATTGTGTTGTTTCAGGAACAGAGAAAAGTGTGGACCTATCTAGTTCAGTTGTGAGCTGTAAAATGGCTAATACGGGAAAGCTggtgtttatatatatatatatatctatttaTTGATGATTCTATATGTTTACCCGTTTGGTTAGTGTTTTTTAGTAGTAGAAGTATTTGTCTACAACCTGAGCTAAACACAAAGGCTGGGCGTGCAGCACCACGGCACTTTATTTGGTAGCAGCTGAAGTTCATGGGCCGGGTCCCAAACACTAGGATTTGGTCAAAATTCAGGTAGCCCAACCTCTGTTCGCTGGCCCATCCAGCAGCCGCGCCCTTTTCTGGCCCCGCTTACTAATACGGCACACGACTGGAGAACCTGGTGTGACACGTTTATATTGTGCAATATATATAATAACGTAAACCAACCATCCAAATTAAGAAAAGGCAGCTGGGGGTACGATAGGGCTTGGAAAAAAACCTCGAGCTCGACGAGCTGGCTCGGACTCGCAGCAGCTCGGCTCGGTTCGGACCGGCTCAACACTAAGAATGAGCCCGAGCCCTAGCGCCGTACGATGTCTCACTATCGTGTGCCACCGCCAGTCACTGACCGGCCCCGTGTAGCCAGCCATTCACGTGCGAAAACAACAATACAACTGCAACCGATCTTGCGTCTTGCCGACTGTCCGAACTCCGAACGATACAGTGCGAAATGGGTGCGTTGCTCTTGTCCAGTATGGCACTGTGCGTCCACTTCCACCCCAGGCAGGCAGGCAGCCGGGCGTCGCGGGCGCCGGACAGGTGGGTGGGTGGCGTCGCGCGAAGGCCACCGGGACACGCTGCTTGCTCTGAAAAGCCGACGAGCAGACAACGGGCCCCGGGACCCGGGACATACTAGAAGAAGGCGGCCGGGATCTGCCGACCCCACCACGGTTCACACAGTCCACACCCTTCGCCGCGCGGCGCCTGCCCGGGCCCCCCGAATGGCCGTCCTTTTCGCGCCGTGCACGCGGACAACAGTGGCACCGGAGGTCGCCTTCACGGTGCGGCCGCGCACCTGGGTGTCCTCCGGATGCAGCAGGTTGGTTGTCGTCGTTCAATAACAAtcgagggcttgttcggttattttcaatccatatggattgaaggggattgatacggattgaagGGGATTTTGACTTAATAGGGATTGAATCCCCCTCAATccctctcaatccatatggattggggtagaaccgaacataGTTGGGCCCGTCTGCACGAGGGTGAGGGTGGAACGGGGGTTAGGCTGGAAAGCACGCCTAACAATAATGGATATACGTATTTATTAGTAGAATCATGGCGCTCTAAACCCGCTCCTGCTCCATGTCTTAATCGGTGGATAAGGATAAGCTTAACCGTAATGCACGTAGCACTGTAGCGACCCGTCACCCGTTCTTGACTTGTCAACTACATGCCCCATCCTTTCTGGGAGTGCTGTCTTTTTTTTACTGTAAAGAACGGTCTATGTGAGCGATAACAACAGCAACCTTTTGTGATCCGTGTAAGAAAAATATAATCACACATTTCCCCCCTTTATTGTCCAACCAAAAGCTATCCTTTCTTTTAGATAAAATACCCATTTTGCCCTGCCGCACTAGGTGCTATGGTAGTGATGGAGATGGGCCAAACCTTTTGAACAAAGTAAAAACCTAACGGAAAAAAATGATCCGTTCGTCCTAGTTGTTTTCTAACTGACCAGCAGTCAATATTTACCACACTGGTGACTAATAATAAGATGAGTTTTTTTAACTTGATTTTCAAAGCGAGTACCAAAAACGACCCGGCCTGCTCGCTCGTGTTTCTCTAGATGTACGTGTTGTTCTATGGACTTTTGCAGTGCAGAGTGAAAATCCGCACTTGATTCACAAAGTCtttattttaaaaaaaattgTATTTTAGTTTCCTGAAACAGTACAGGGAATAGTGTTTTGGACGAACGCATTTGGCTCGAAATTGGAACAAGAGTCCTTCGTGTACCTACTTTTTATAGGTTGACCCCAAATAAACAACTCCATACATAACTATACCTTCACAATTCGTCAAGCAAAACTATACTAAACCCCTTCAATTAGCAATTAATCTTTCCTGCCACTAGTGAGTCTCCGACGTCCCATCGATGCTGACTTTTCCGCCTTCCCTCGGCGCCGTTTTCCGTCCTCCGCTTTCCGTCGGTTTTTTTTAACATGTTTTCAAATCTTTTAGGCCGCACGCTGCTATCCTCATCAGTCTTCTCCGCTTTTCCCCCCATCTCCTTCTGGGCGCACCAGGAAAAAAATTGATACATTCCTCGGCAGCTGCGCGAGTCCTCTGTTGATACCCCCGGCGACCCAAAGCCCCCGtccgagcagcagcagcagcagcctaaCAGGATTGGGGATTTTTTTTTGCTTCGTGTTCTCCTTCTCCTGCTGTAGGCGTTGATTCGGGTGATGAGAGATGGGCTTCTTGGCGTGCTTGTGCCGATGCCCTCAGGACGGGGACGACGACGAGAAGGAGGGGGAGCAGTTCAGAATCAACCACCAGGTCGCCTCAGGTGACGGGCGATGCTCATGCTTCAAAAAAAATTCTTTCTTTCTTGCGTTATGTTTCCTGCTTTTGCCTTCGTTAGTTGTAGCAAGCATACTTCGTCAGTTCGTCTGGCTAGGAAATTCTCGTTTCTTGGTGCTTCGTTCTGATACTAGCTTGTTCGCGGTATGTGTGGCCCTGATACTATACTCCGGTACCATGCTTCCTGTGAAGCTGAACTCGCGCTTGCTGTCAGAGGGACGTTTAATTCTACAAAATGAAAATAAAACCAAGTCTACTGATTCGTGAACTTGGTAGCGTAACCGGTTTTTAGTTGTTTATTTACGCGAGTGAAGAATTGTACTCATACTCAGCCATCATGAACTTTTTTTTTTATTCTGAATAGCATGGTCAACCTTTTCTTTATCACACGGCACCCAGCCTCGCGGACGAATTCCTTTAGCAACCAAGGCTGTTAGATTTAATCTTGCCATTGTGTAGCTAGAAACAATAGGCTGTGGCTGATCAAGTGCGTAGCAGCAAAACGTGTGAGACTAGTACGCTGTTGTTGCCTTGAGCGGTTACATACTCATGGTCATGGTGTGTGAGACTGTCACTGAGAATATGGACCGAGACTTTTTGGGCCAGCACGAGCACATGAGTCAGGCTTGGATCTACATAACCTATTAAAGTTAATAttgtttaatttctttaatttagtaattTATAGACTTTATATCGTTGTAATATTTGAACTTTATGTGGTCAAATGACGTTAGCATTGTTTAATATCgttaatttagtaagctatagACTTTATGTGGTTGTAATATTTGAATTTTATGTGATTCAAATATATACTTAGGCTTAGGTCGGCACGGTCCAACGTAGGCATGACGTGCTTTAGGGCTATGCTGATCCACTATTTCTACTATTTAGGCTTGCATGGTATAATCAAAAAAAATTTAGGCCTTCTTAACTTGAGCCCGTTAGGCCTAAAACACGATGGCCTTTGGTCCGGCTTAGCTCAATTCCCAGCACTAGAGACCATGCCGTGTCAAGTGCATACACGTGTGGAGTGCACACAAGATAGACATGATCAGGAGAGTAGTAGCTGCATGCAGCCATTAGTCTCTTTCCTTGTGATTGGTATGCTGCACATATTCGTCCGGACTGAGCGCGTGCATTGACTAAAAAGCAGCCGCTGTTTGATTAACTGTATAGAGTCAGACTGAGCCTACACCCGCAAATGCAGCATAGGTAAAAAATATATCCCTTTACTGTATGTGTGCATACGCTCCGGCGTTCAGGTTCTGGTGGGCCACGCTCGCTAGAGCCAGGCGCTGCTCGTCCGTCCATCCAATCAGCCGGTTTAAGTCTTTATTGGTGTGTGCATGATCATTAGTAGTGGCGTGAGTTTAGCATCATGGATGAGTGCTGGCCGAGTGACTTGGCTGGCCCTTATCCCTTTGCATGTATCTTTGAGTTTATACAATGAATAGAAAACCGCGTGAGGCCATGGCAGGCGTGGACCAAAAAATCCTTGTTAGCTTGTGCAGTTCTGTTCTCGCGTGTCCGTCTGCAAGAAGAGCCTCCGTGAGAGAGATTGTGAGATAGTTGAGTGATGCAATTCCAACCACATAGCGAGGAGTGGTTCCAACAAAGGTCTCGACTTCTCGATATTGCAGATCTCTTATGTCTTTTTTTATGTGTGAATGGAATTCTATTCTGAACTATGCATTTAGGCATGCACACTACCCTCCGTTATTTCAATTTTGCTAGTGGCTTCAATAAAATGCTAGCGAACAACAGAGTGCAAAAACTCTTATGTGTCTACCATTATTTCTTATCTCATAAGACGAGACAAGAAAATCAGTACAAAGGAAACCAAGAGTCCTGAAGAAAATAAATGCTTGAAAACAGTATTGGGTGTTCTTGTTTGATTTTCTTTCCAGCTGTATTCTTATTCATTAATACTCAATTGTATCTTTTGGTTTTCAATGGGCCATTGACAGTGGACTACCCAAAATCTTCTGAAAGCAGCCCATTGAAGGCTGAGAGAGTGGTTCATATGGACGGAGCCCAGCTAATTGGTAGACATGATGAAGCAACAATCTTCACGTTGcgtcagcttgctgaggctaccaATAATTTTAGGCAGGACTCTCTTTTGGGGCGAGGGGGATTCGGTTGCGTCTACAAGGCAACTCTTAGTAATGGACAGGTTTGTGATCCTGGTTCATGTTTCTCTTGCTTTTGCTATTCTGCAAGCTCACTAAAGTTTTGTGAAAAGTGTTAGAGTGGACGAACTAACTAGTTCAATCCAAAAGCTTAATCTGATgagagaaggtagtcaatccacttatacacttcaacattCTCACTCACGTGCAGCCAGAGAGAAAGGCGTAAATATAGAAATAAATGTGTGGAGGCACAAATAAAGTCTCCGCCAGGATTCGAACTCGAGATCTCTATCTTTGATACCATATTTACTTGCATGCATCAGCCAGTTCAACACAGAAGTTTAAATTAATGGGAAGAGGTGGACAATTCACTTTTATTATATCCTAACACTCTTTTTCATGTCGACCCTCTTTTGGGTCTCTGACGTAGAATATATGAGcgagcaacaattattttatttaattgtgctaactAGAATTCAAACTGGAAACCTTTGGTTCtgataccatattaagttgcatgGACCAACCAGTTCAATCCAAAAACTTAATCTGATAGGAGGAGttggacaattcacttatattatattctaacACTCCCCCTCACTTCGAGTCTGTTTTAGGTCTCTGACGTGAAATATAGGAGCAACCAACAATGTTAGAGTGGACGAACTAACCAGTTTAACTCAAAAGCTTAAGATAATGAATGAAGATAGCCAATcaacttatacacttcaacaaaAAGTCATTACATTGCATTCTTAATGTTAATGCTTTTAAGAAATCTTTCGTTGTGCTGATTGCAATGTGAGCTGTTTCAAACTATTGTAACTTAATTTTTgttttctatatatgtctaatgcTGCTTTAGCTTTTGCTACATGGCAGGTTGTTGCAGTCAAACAACTTGATCTAAATGGGCTTCAAGGGAACAGAGAATTCCTCGTGGAGGTTCTCATGCTCAACCTCCTGCATCACCCTAATCTTGTCAATCTGCATGGGTACTGTGTTGATGGCGATCAACGCTTGCTCGTTTATGAGTATATGCCATTGGGATCACTAGAAGATCATCTACATGGTTAGTTACTGTTTTATGTTTTAAATGTATGATATCCTCAGCACCAGGAGCAACTTAAATTATCCTACTTGTAATTTGCATTTCATAATAATACTGTTAACATAAAAACACTGGGTGTTTTGTATATTGAAGGACCTTCCAACATATGCTATGCAGCATCAAGTTTTTCCTACAAACATGTTTAAGTATTAAAACATGTTAAGATAAATTGTTCTACCCATAATGCACACTAATTTTACTGTCAGTTCTTATCACAAATTATGGGTAAAAACAGAAATGTAAACTGAACTTGAGACCGAAGATGCTACCTAGTTAAGTTTACCATAACCAATACGTTGAACAAAATGTTTGAAGTATTTGCTTCATAAGAATTAAAGTAGCCCTCTGACATGTTTACATTGAAATTGGGCACTGAATCGTTATTGTGATTATTTGCCATTTTTTATTGCCAGTTGTACTAATTTATTGTTGCTTTCAATAGATCTTGCACCTAATCAACAACCTCTAGATTGGAAAACACGGATGAAGATAGCTGCTGGTGCAGCGGCTGGTTTGGAATACCTCCATGATAAGGCAAATCCTCCAGTTATTTACCGAGACATTAAACCATCAAACATTCTCCTTGGCGAAGGCTATCATGCAAAATTGTCCGACTTTGGACTTGCTAAGCTTGGTCCTGTAGGCGACAAGACTCATGTGACAACACGCGTCATGGGGACACATGGTTATTGTGCTCCTGAATATGCCTTAACTGGACAGCTGACAGTGAAGTCTGACATCTATAGTTTTGGCGTCGTTTTCCTTGAGCTAATTACAGGTCGAAGACCACAAGACAGTGATCGGCCTCCTGAGGAACAAGACCTAGTTGCATGGGTATGTTTTTATTTTAGAATGCATTGAAGTGCTCCAATAATTAGTTTTATATAAAGAAAATCAGAGCATATATTAAAATAGCTATTGAAGATAAATTAATTTAATAATGACCAAAAGAATTATCAAATGTGTTAAAGAATAACATGTTATTGTTAGATTGTCATCTTGAAACTTTGCCTATGGTTAATAGACCCCTGGTGCATTTTACTCTTTATGGTTTATTTGGGAGTAAAGATAATGGAGGAAATTGAGGGGACTAGAATCCCTTACTACTCAAAATTAAATAGTAAGGTATTCTAAccatatcaatcccctccaatacCCTTGTTGGGCTAGTTTGGAAGCTTCAATCCCCTCCGTGATTTCCGGGGATTGAGGGAAAAATTAGGACTGATTTGGTGAGCAGAGATTTGGAGGGGATCTCTAGGGAAGGAAATcccttgctattcaaaattgaattggaAGGGGTTTTCTTCCCCAATGATTTGGTGATCAAGGATTTGGAGGGGATCCCGGGGAAGAAACCCCTTGCTATTCAAAATATGGAATAGCAAGGGGTTTCCTCCCCTTGGGATCCCCTTCAAATCCCTGGTCAGCAAATCAGCCATTAAGCTAATTTTCCCCTCTCAATTCTCGGGAATCCAGGAGGGGATTTAATTTTTCAAACTAGCCTTAAGTAAATTAACATTACATGGGTTGGGTTTTGGAGATATCTATAACTGTCGAAATGGTGTTGTGTGAACCATCTGAAAATCAATATTCATTTAGTTAAAAAAAGTGTCATTCTGTACGCATCTAATTACTCTGGAAATAATAAT
This genomic window contains:
- the LOC103649959 gene encoding probable serine/threonine-protein kinase PBL7 — its product is MGFLACLCRCPQDGDDDEKEGEQFRINHQVASVDYPKSSESSPLKAERVVHMDGAQLIGRHDEATIFTLRQLAEATNNFRQDSLLGRGGFGCVYKATLSNGQVVAVKQLDLNGLQGNREFLVEVLMLNLLHHPNLVNLHGYCVDGDQRLLVYEYMPLGSLEDHLHDLAPNQQPLDWKTRMKIAAGAAAGLEYLHDKANPPVIYRDIKPSNILLGEGYHAKLSDFGLAKLGPVGDKTHVTTRVMGTHGYCAPEYALTGQLTVKSDIYSFGVVFLELITGRRPQDSDRPPEEQDLVAWARPLFKDQKKFRKMADPSLCGRFPKRGLFQALAIAAMCLQEKAKSRPPMREVAAALSYLASQAYDRNNNAAAHRNRAGPSTPRVLDDQIGQDTCTLANQQGAQMSMHVGTDHAMPEVKEASCSGSHRGGRGRVTPNGADRERALADANVWAEAWRRQEKASKMR